The Nitrospira sp. KM1 genome includes a window with the following:
- a CDS encoding PepSY domain-containing protein, with amino-acid sequence MESSFRRSMDWLHTWAGIIFGALLFAIFWMGTLAVFDREIDRWMLPMTRRAAVESAISFEQLRPFLDTAAAVKAPNWSVVFPTDRQLVPSVHWRKGEEQIRRYLDPATGIPLPGPGSWAGSQFLYPFHYMLHIKLWQLGMWIVGLAAMAMLALCVSGIVIHRTLIADFFTFRTRGKPLQPILDLHNVTGVLGLPFHVLITLSGLIIFFANYFPIGWQATYPTREAFNADAFGTYSRPKLKQPGSLASLDEMMREAQRRWQGEAPSQLTVFHPGDAAAYVRVVRLTHDRVTRQVDSVYFDGATGQLLQQNSALRPVMTTQRFISGLHFIQFRHWTLRWLYFVLGLSGCVLIATGSLFWMETRRERHARSNLSGVRLVEGVTIGSVTGLILATLAFFVSNRLLPLEATLLGYDRAALEVWIFYLTWLITFAHAWLRLKQAWIEQCRAISGLAIAAVFFNWLTTGDHLVSSLASRELWPVAGMDLLLLVSALTAWLAAQKLRYRTVPHQPRHEAMPVAEPQGFG; translated from the coding sequence ATGGAATCCTCGTTCCGCCGTTCCATGGATTGGCTGCACACATGGGCGGGCATCATTTTTGGCGCGTTGCTCTTCGCCATTTTCTGGATGGGCACACTGGCGGTTTTCGACAGGGAGATCGACAGGTGGATGCTGCCGATGACCCGGCGGGCGGCTGTGGAGTCCGCCATCTCGTTTGAGCAACTCCGGCCTTTCCTCGATACGGCAGCTGCCGTCAAGGCGCCGAATTGGTCCGTCGTCTTCCCGACGGACCGCCAACTCGTGCCGTCGGTGCACTGGCGAAAGGGAGAGGAGCAGATCCGGCGCTATTTGGATCCCGCGACGGGAATACCGCTGCCCGGTCCCGGCTCCTGGGCAGGCTCGCAATTCCTCTATCCGTTCCATTATATGCTGCACATCAAGCTGTGGCAGTTGGGGATGTGGATAGTCGGACTGGCTGCCATGGCCATGTTGGCGCTCTGTGTTTCCGGCATCGTCATTCATCGCACGCTCATCGCCGATTTCTTTACCTTTCGGACCCGCGGCAAGCCGCTCCAGCCGATCCTGGATCTTCACAATGTCACCGGCGTGCTCGGTTTGCCGTTTCATGTCCTGATTACGCTGTCCGGCCTGATCATCTTCTTCGCCAATTATTTCCCGATCGGGTGGCAAGCGACCTATCCGACTCGTGAAGCCTTCAACGCGGACGCCTTCGGCACCTATAGCCGCCCAAAGCTGAAGCAACCAGGGTCGCTGGCCTCGCTCGATGAGATGATGAGAGAGGCGCAGCGGCGCTGGCAGGGAGAAGCGCCGTCACAACTAACGGTCTTCCATCCCGGCGATGCCGCTGCCTATGTGCGAGTCGTCCGGCTCACGCACGATCGGGTCACGCGCCAAGTAGACAGCGTATATTTCGACGGCGCAACGGGCCAATTGCTCCAACAGAATTCCGCGCTCCGTCCGGTCATGACGACGCAACGGTTTATTTCGGGTCTGCACTTCATTCAATTTCGGCATTGGACGCTGCGGTGGCTCTATTTCGTGCTCGGTCTGTCCGGCTGCGTGCTGATTGCGACCGGCTCGTTGTTCTGGATGGAGACGCGGCGCGAGCGGCATGCGCGGTCGAATCTCTCCGGAGTCCGCCTCGTCGAGGGGGTGACGATCGGCAGCGTGACGGGCCTCATTCTCGCTACACTGGCATTTTTCGTCTCGAACCGCTTGCTGCCGCTCGAGGCCACGTTGCTGGGATACGACCGCGCGGCCTTGGAAGTTTGGATCTTCTATCTCACCTGGCTGATCACCTTTGCGCATGCATGGCTGCGGCTCAAGCAAGCCTGGATCGAACAGTGCAGAGCCATCAGCGGGCTGGCTATTGCCGCGGTATTCTTCAACTGGCTGACGACCGGCGATCACCTCGTGTCGAGCTTGGCATCCCGTGAGCTCTGGCCGGTGGCGGGAATGGATCTCCTGTTGCTCGTGAGCGCGCTCACGGCCTGGCTCGCCGCGCAGAAGCTCCGGTATCGCACAGTGCCGCACCAGCCCCGTCATGAAGCCATGCCCGTCGCCGAGCCGCAGGGCTTCGGATAA
- a CDS encoding TonB-dependent receptor gives MRPFGVSVSLIVRIGVFCLLALGWGFYDVRPAAAAEENQSSSSRQFDIDAQPLGSAVAAFAAATRYQVLYGEGIHQDTPTKGVKGTFTPEDALKHLLEGTGVTYRFTDDTTFTLERDSSSGLPGLVGAGAAGVAAGSMAAADGSEEAAQSVQKPVKVPEITVKDVKQRDDDAKSYVAEDASTATRTNTPLIDVPSSVEIVTRKVMDDQRAVRLEQALRNVSGVVTNEIVGRGINNDVTVCRGFACGYFKNNLRNDNGQQVLTYRDVANIQRLEVLKGPPSVLYGRSEPSGIVNIMTKQPQEEKYASLEAIFGSYGLYRPMVDITGPLNEEKTLLYRVNAAYENSESFRDIVRGQRYFVAPVFTWKMDNKTTLTIEGEYIKNYATFDPGLPALGSGAPAVPNSRYLGEPFAHQDTEEGRAGFVLTHHLNSSWRIESLMRADVTHRRTLAVFTNGVLPGNQLVSRSAQDTISDAHSYYWRNDVIGNVATGSVKHTVLGGVELGRQDRSSALGGILINPLNMFNPVYGQNPPLNIPITNRSDAFANAAGVYLQDQAALLDNLHLLIGARGDYFYQHSSAGIAARTETKAENWAFSPRIGMTFQPVKPVAIYANVTRSFNPQFNVLGNADNQFNPETGTQYEAGVKTDVVPGRLTSTLAFYRIVKRNVVTVDPFNPLLSVQTGEQRSQGIEFDVAAQLLPGWKVIATYAYTDARITSDNFFPVGNRLPLVARHTGSLWSTYDFQAGLLENFGVGGGLFAVGERAGDLNNTFEIPGYVRADAALYYRKPDIFTHTNLIAQLNVQNAFDQPYYTGGAGNRSAGFFPGAPLSFIGSVKLEFY, from the coding sequence ATGCGGCCTTTCGGCGTCAGCGTTTCACTAATCGTGAGAATCGGTGTCTTCTGCCTTCTGGCCTTGGGGTGGGGGTTTTATGATGTGCGGCCTGCCGCTGCGGCAGAGGAGAATCAGTCCTCCAGCTCTCGCCAGTTCGATATCGATGCCCAACCACTCGGCTCGGCCGTCGCCGCGTTTGCTGCCGCGACGCGGTATCAGGTGCTCTATGGCGAGGGGATCCACCAGGACACACCGACCAAGGGAGTCAAAGGCACGTTCACCCCGGAAGATGCGCTGAAACACCTTTTGGAGGGAACTGGAGTCACCTACCGGTTTACCGACGATACGACGTTCACCCTGGAACGGGATTCATCGTCCGGTCTGCCAGGCTTGGTGGGAGCCGGGGCAGCGGGCGTGGCTGCTGGCTCAATGGCTGCCGCTGATGGATCTGAGGAAGCGGCTCAATCTGTTCAGAAGCCGGTGAAGGTGCCGGAGATTACGGTCAAGGATGTGAAACAACGCGATGACGATGCGAAGTCCTATGTCGCCGAAGATGCCAGCACAGCGACTCGAACGAATACCCCGCTTATCGATGTGCCCAGTTCGGTTGAAATTGTAACCAGAAAAGTTATGGATGATCAGCGAGCTGTGAGATTGGAGCAGGCTCTTCGCAATGTCAGCGGAGTGGTCACCAATGAGATCGTCGGGCGGGGAATCAACAATGACGTCACGGTCTGCCGCGGGTTCGCCTGCGGATATTTTAAGAACAACCTCCGCAACGACAATGGCCAGCAAGTGCTGACCTATCGTGATGTCGCCAACATTCAACGTCTGGAGGTTCTGAAAGGGCCGCCATCCGTTCTATATGGACGCAGTGAGCCGTCCGGCATCGTGAACATCATGACGAAACAACCCCAGGAAGAAAAGTACGCGTCGCTCGAAGCGATCTTCGGCAGTTATGGCCTCTACCGGCCAATGGTCGATATCACCGGACCGCTTAACGAGGAAAAGACGTTGTTGTACCGGGTCAACGCCGCCTATGAAAACTCGGAGAGTTTTCGCGACATCGTACGCGGCCAACGATATTTTGTCGCGCCGGTCTTCACCTGGAAGATGGACAACAAGACCACGCTCACGATCGAAGGAGAATACATCAAGAACTATGCGACATTCGATCCGGGCCTTCCGGCGCTCGGATCAGGAGCGCCTGCCGTGCCGAACAGCCGGTATTTGGGAGAGCCATTTGCCCATCAGGATACGGAAGAAGGGCGAGCGGGGTTTGTGCTGACCCATCATCTGAATAGCAGTTGGCGCATCGAGAGCCTGATGCGGGCTGATGTGACGCACAGGCGTACCCTGGCGGTCTTCACCAACGGGGTGCTGCCAGGCAACCAACTGGTGAGTCGGTCCGCGCAAGATACGATCAGCGATGCCCACAGCTATTATTGGCGGAACGACGTCATCGGGAACGTGGCGACGGGATCGGTGAAACACACTGTGCTTGGCGGAGTCGAACTGGGCAGGCAGGATCGTTCTTCGGCGCTGGGCGGGATTCTGATCAATCCTCTGAACATGTTCAATCCGGTGTACGGCCAGAATCCTCCCCTCAATATTCCTATTACGAACCGGAGCGATGCCTTTGCGAATGCCGCCGGCGTCTATCTCCAAGACCAGGCGGCGTTGCTCGATAATCTGCATCTGTTGATCGGCGCCAGAGGCGACTACTTCTATCAGCACAGTAGCGCGGGTATTGCGGCAAGAACGGAGACGAAGGCGGAGAATTGGGCGTTCAGTCCCCGGATCGGCATGACCTTCCAGCCTGTAAAGCCGGTTGCTATTTATGCCAATGTCACTCGTTCCTTCAATCCACAGTTCAACGTATTGGGCAATGCGGACAACCAATTCAACCCGGAGACGGGGACTCAGTATGAAGCCGGCGTCAAAACCGATGTGGTTCCAGGTCGCTTGACCAGCACGTTGGCGTTTTACCGAATCGTGAAGCGCAATGTCGTGACCGTGGATCCATTCAATCCGTTGCTGTCGGTTCAAACGGGGGAACAACGCAGTCAGGGCATCGAGTTCGACGTTGCGGCGCAATTGTTACCGGGATGGAAGGTCATCGCAACGTATGCCTATACGGATGCACGAATCACGTCCGACAATTTCTTTCCAGTCGGAAACCGTCTGCCGTTGGTGGCACGGCATACGGGTAGTCTCTGGTCGACCTATGACTTTCAGGCGGGGCTCCTTGAAAATTTCGGCGTCGGCGGCGGTCTGTTTGCCGTGGGCGAGCGTGCCGGTGATCTGAATAACACCTTCGAAATTCCAGGGTATGTGCGGGCGGATGCGGCATTGTACTATCGAAAACCAGACATATTTACGCATACCAATTTGATAGCCCAATTGAATGTGCAGAATGCGTTTGACCAGCCCTACTATACCGGCGGGGCTGGGAATCGGTCGGCCGGTTTCTTTCCGGGTGCTCCCCTGAGTTTCATCGGATCCGTTAAATTGGAATTCTATTGA
- a CDS encoding TonB-dependent receptor domain-containing protein: protein MVGLVVKPWHHVSVCGNYIEALQQGSTAPLTAANADEVFAPFVSKGYEAGVKADLGRIASTLAAFQITRPSAFVDPSTNVFGVDGDQRHRGLEFSVFGE, encoded by the coding sequence ATGGTTGGGCTCGTTGTGAAGCCGTGGCACCATGTATCAGTCTGCGGAAACTACATTGAAGCTCTGCAACAGGGTTCCACGGCACCGCTGACGGCCGCCAATGCAGACGAAGTCTTTGCACCATTTGTCTCGAAAGGATATGAAGCTGGCGTCAAGGCGGATCTCGGCCGCATTGCCTCCACATTGGCGGCCTTTCAGATCACAAGACCGAGCGCTTTCGTCGACCCTTCGACCAATGTCTTCGGCGTTGATGGTGACCAACGCCATCGTGGATTGGAGTTCAGCGTCTTCGGCGAGTAA
- a CDS encoding RNA polymerase sigma factor, with protein MATEKDLGALFLAHEPELRAYLTRKLRCPHMAADFTQEIFLRFAELPAANVIDNVRSYLYRTAHNLIIDHFRKEERQQTFSTDHEALLAIPKEATAIDDALAAQQELLRLQTAVQHLPARTQLVFRLNRIEGLTYTEVARRLKISESSVQKHLTKALAHVMKCLET; from the coding sequence TTGGCGACGGAAAAGGATCTGGGCGCGTTGTTTCTTGCGCATGAGCCCGAGCTGCGCGCCTATCTGACGCGAAAACTCCGCTGTCCGCATATGGCTGCCGATTTTACGCAGGAAATATTCTTGCGTTTTGCCGAATTGCCCGCAGCCAACGTCATCGACAATGTCCGATCGTACCTCTATCGCACCGCGCACAACCTGATCATCGATCACTTTCGTAAGGAGGAACGGCAGCAAACCTTCTCGACGGATCATGAGGCGCTGCTGGCCATTCCGAAGGAAGCCACCGCGATCGACGATGCTCTGGCCGCCCAACAAGAACTGTTGCGTCTTCAGACGGCTGTACAGCACTTGCCGGCTCGGACACAGTTGGTGTTCAGGCTGAATCGGATCGAAGGCCTGACGTATACGGAAGTTGCACGCCGCCTGAAGATTTCCGAAAGCTCCGTTCAGAAACATCTGACGAAAGCGCTGGCGCACGTGATGAAGTGTCTTGAGACGTAA
- a CDS encoding DUF3325 domain-containing protein: protein MADVLSLGALFGLIFTGLMLLALSQKHHWRALRGTSPRPRTRILVHRVIAGSLLALSLPLTLWRDGPGFGSLLWGTLLSIAAYTTTMILSRRPGWLKAVARLL from the coding sequence ATGGCCGATGTCCTGTCTCTCGGCGCACTGTTCGGGTTGATCTTTACAGGGCTCATGCTGCTTGCGCTGAGTCAGAAGCACCACTGGCGCGCGCTGCGAGGAACCTCCCCGCGGCCTCGCACGCGGATCCTCGTACATCGCGTCATTGCCGGATCACTCCTGGCGTTGAGTCTCCCGCTCACCCTTTGGCGTGACGGCCCAGGCTTCGGCTCGCTTCTCTGGGGCACGCTGCTCTCGATTGCCGCATACACCACGACGATGATTCTCAGCCGTCGTCCCGGTTGGCTGAAGGCCGTTGCACGGCTGCTCTAG
- a CDS encoding type II toxin-antitoxin system RelE/ParE family toxin encodes MLELSTTATFDKLFAKLPKPIQRKASTKTDLFRENPFHPSLHSDKLHPKHHEVWSFESIARIVSSSNFSTPTMSSFATSVIISRFTTTICSRKGREKIPASLIPAPRNLAALPVPVPLFVTGGRR; translated from the coding sequence ATGCTCGAACTGTCGACGACGGCAACCTTCGACAAACTGTTCGCCAAACTTCCCAAGCCCATTCAGCGGAAAGCCTCCACCAAGACCGACCTCTTCCGAGAGAATCCTTTTCATCCGTCCCTTCACAGCGATAAATTACATCCCAAGCATCACGAGGTCTGGAGCTTCGAGTCGATCGCGCGTATCGTGTCATCTTCAAATTTCTCGACCCCAACCATGTCGAGCTTCGCTACATCGGTCATCATCAGTCGATTTACGACTACGATATGTTCAAGAAAGGGTCGTGAAAAGATTCCAGCCTCTTTGATCCCCGCCCCTCGAAATCTTGCGGCTTTGCCGGTGCCAGTCCCGCTCTTTGTAACGGGAGGCAGGCGCTGA